In one Flavobacteriales bacterium genomic region, the following are encoded:
- a CDS encoding T9SS type A sorting domain-containing protein, whose product MTLRYSLPLASMLGTAAALAQPTLTATDHVPQDGQEFPVVSVDNYTGIGPAGANVSMDYWNMLVPNTGNRNYRWFSASVTPTSAQIPTAALLSTDGGTDTSFWAVTAQGLEQVGSRTVLEGGAVNFSDPLLELKLPCTFGTTWSDPTGSNYTVSGFPVTRTGTVTGHADAHGTLSLPGAVVYPEALRVRVRRNLTDASAIITTTRIANVTYFYVPTVRYPILKLQVDSTQINAGGWAITRRAEWMGNGFIVGLDDAAADAIAFTAFPNPADAWLTIGAAGAQGARIEVVDATGRILSVHRLLGDTHQLPVDELPPGIYHLRLVRADGQRQVQRFVVKH is encoded by the coding sequence ATGACCCTTCGCTACTCGCTGCCGCTCGCCAGCATGCTCGGCACCGCCGCCGCCCTTGCCCAGCCCACACTCACCGCCACCGACCATGTCCCTCAGGACGGGCAGGAGTTCCCGGTCGTTAGTGTGGACAACTACACCGGTATCGGGCCCGCCGGCGCGAATGTGAGCATGGATTACTGGAACATGCTGGTCCCCAACACCGGGAACCGCAACTATCGGTGGTTCTCCGCCAGCGTGACGCCCACCAGCGCACAGATACCCACCGCCGCGCTGCTGAGCACCGATGGCGGAACGGACACTTCCTTCTGGGCGGTCACGGCCCAGGGGCTTGAGCAGGTCGGATCGCGCACGGTCCTGGAGGGTGGGGCGGTGAATTTCTCGGATCCGCTGCTCGAGCTCAAGCTGCCCTGCACATTCGGCACCACCTGGTCGGATCCCACCGGCTCCAATTACACCGTGAGCGGATTCCCGGTGACCAGGACCGGCACTGTCACCGGTCATGCGGATGCCCATGGCACCTTGTCCCTTCCCGGCGCGGTGGTCTATCCCGAGGCCTTGCGCGTGCGCGTCCGTCGGAACCTCACGGATGCCTCAGCGATCATCACCACCACGCGCATCGCCAATGTCACTTACTTCTACGTGCCGACGGTCCGGTATCCGATCCTGAAGCTCCAGGTGGATTCCACCCAGATCAATGCCGGTGGCTGGGCGATTACGCGGCGCGCGGAATGGATGGGCAACGGTTTCATCGTGGGCCTCGATGACGCCGCCGCCGATGCCATCGCGTTCACGGCCTTTCCTAACCCGGCCGATGCATGGCTCACCATCGGGGCCGCCGGGGCGCAGGGCGCTCGCATCGAGGTCGTTGACGCCACCGGGCGCATCCTTTCTGTTCACCGGTTGCTCGGCGATACCCATCAACTGCCCGTGGATGAGCTTCCGCCCGGGATCTACCACCTCCGGTTGGTCCGTGCCGATGGCCAGCGCCAGGTTCAGCGCTTCGTGGTGAAGCATTGA
- a CDS encoding nitroreductase produces the protein MRFSVSEASALMRDRRTIYPKDFSDREVHRELIEQILTNGTWAPTHGMTQPWRFFVFQGPARQRLADFLGATYRAATPPEKFLQRKFDNLTARPLQSSAVIAIGLVRDPHGKISERDELMAVACAVQNMHLTCTAYGLGAFWATGGPMTGAPMRDFLGLGPQDQAMGLLHIGYPAVEWPKGHRRPLETVATWHQA, from the coding sequence ATGAGATTCAGCGTCAGCGAGGCCAGCGCCCTCATGCGCGACCGCCGCACCATCTACCCGAAGGACTTCTCCGACCGGGAGGTGCACCGAGAACTGATCGAGCAGATCCTCACCAATGGCACTTGGGCCCCTACGCATGGCATGACCCAGCCATGGCGCTTCTTCGTCTTCCAAGGCCCGGCGCGGCAACGATTGGCCGATTTCCTCGGCGCCACGTACCGCGCCGCCACCCCACCGGAGAAGTTCCTTCAGCGCAAGTTCGACAACCTCACGGCCCGCCCACTTCAGAGCAGTGCGGTCATCGCCATCGGTTTGGTGCGCGACCCGCACGGGAAGATCAGTGAGCGCGACGAGCTGATGGCTGTGGCCTGCGCCGTTCAGAACATGCACCTCACGTGCACCGCCTATGGTCTCGGCGCCTTCTGGGCCACCGGCGGGCCGATGACGGGCGCACCGATGCGCGATTTCCTCGGCCTCGGGCCCCAGGACCAGGCCATGGGACTCCTGCACATCGGGTACCCCGCCGTCGAATGGCCCAAAGGACATCGCAGACCACTGGAGACCGTGGCCACCTGGCACCAGGCGTGA
- a CDS encoding fibronectin type III domain-containing protein, with amino-acid sequence MHRPAILLLALTPFTAFAQPANDACSTAIALSCGQPVIGTTESATTDAAPTCGTGITAPGAWYRITGTGDQITLSTCPDEQFDTKLNVYTGGCGGLTCVAGNDDAGNGVFCSTVSFVSQTGTDYLILVQGYDNETGPFTLTVECAPPSPDVCQGALPIACGAPYTGTTEGATPDAAPFCGTGITAPGVWHSFTGTGQQVTITTCPDEQFDTKLNVFSGTCQALACVAGNDDASDGAYCSTVTFVAEEGVTYHVLVQGYDGETGPYTLSTACLSCGSPLDATVTPLDASAVVNWSSTNASAGFTVEHGPVGFAPGAGTATTGTLGVDGPPVSIGGLLPGTAYEAYVRESCDGSESPWAGPIAFTTLLEPPAANALCSGALPIACGGSVEGNTEEGILLPGPACGAANITAKGLWYAFTGTGDDATLSTCLNSAFDTKLSVFTGACGALTCVAGNDDGPGCAGNTSALTFQTSAGTAYLVLVHGYGQDAGGFTLTLTCAPACTAVGNDDCASATLLALQPVGGCESSMGSTACAFAPATPNPPCDPYANIVDAWYAFNTGWGTDLSLILAAESAERIHAALYTACDAPAYVECWMDVTAPIPLAELEPNTDMLVRVWNSGGSEAGSFSICVEGTFSVAMEELPAGTAVRVWPVPSAGELCIHTRSPQRRIALIDLQGRTVLVAHPQDLLPARVDISGLAPGTYLVHGEDGFLGRCVKE; translated from the coding sequence ATGCACCGCCCCGCAATTCTCCTGCTCGCCCTGACCCCATTCACCGCGTTCGCACAGCCTGCGAATGACGCCTGCAGCACGGCTATCGCGCTTTCCTGCGGACAACCGGTGATCGGTACAACGGAATCGGCCACAACCGATGCGGCCCCGACATGCGGCACCGGCATCACCGCGCCTGGGGCCTGGTACCGCATCACCGGCACCGGAGACCAGATCACGCTGAGCACCTGCCCGGATGAGCAATTCGACACCAAGCTGAACGTCTACACCGGCGGATGCGGCGGGTTGACCTGCGTGGCAGGCAATGATGACGCGGGCAATGGCGTGTTCTGCTCCACGGTCTCCTTCGTCTCGCAGACCGGAACGGACTATCTGATCCTGGTCCAGGGCTATGACAACGAGACCGGGCCCTTCACGCTCACCGTGGAGTGCGCGCCACCCTCCCCGGATGTATGCCAAGGGGCGTTGCCCATCGCCTGCGGAGCACCCTACACCGGCACTACGGAGGGAGCCACCCCCGATGCCGCGCCCTTCTGCGGGACCGGGATCACCGCACCCGGCGTGTGGCACTCGTTCACCGGCACTGGGCAGCAGGTCACCATCACCACCTGCCCTGATGAGCAATTCGACACGAAGCTGAACGTGTTCAGCGGAACTTGCCAGGCGCTGGCTTGCGTGGCCGGCAATGACGATGCGAGCGATGGCGCGTATTGCAGCACCGTCACGTTCGTTGCCGAAGAGGGCGTCACGTACCACGTGCTGGTGCAGGGCTATGATGGCGAAACCGGCCCCTACACCCTATCCACCGCCTGCCTCTCCTGCGGGAGCCCGCTGGATGCGACCGTCACACCGCTCGATGCGAGCGCAGTAGTGAACTGGAGCAGCACCAATGCATCGGCCGGCTTCACCGTGGAGCATGGTCCCGTGGGATTCGCGCCGGGCGCGGGGACGGCCACCACAGGCACCTTGGGCGTGGATGGCCCACCCGTGTCCATCGGAGGGCTTCTCCCGGGCACTGCGTACGAGGCGTATGTCCGTGAATCCTGCGACGGCTCAGAGAGCCCATGGGCCGGGCCGATCGCTTTCACCACGCTCCTTGAACCACCGGCGGCCAACGCCCTCTGCAGCGGAGCACTCCCGATCGCCTGCGGCGGTTCGGTGGAGGGCAATACGGAGGAGGGCATCCTCCTGCCCGGCCCCGCCTGCGGAGCGGCGAACATCACCGCCAAAGGACTCTGGTACGCCTTCACGGGAACGGGCGATGATGCCACCCTGAGCACCTGCCTGAACAGCGCCTTCGACACCAAGCTCAGCGTTTTCACCGGCGCCTGCGGCGCACTGACCTGCGTGGCCGGCAACGATGACGGTCCGGGCTGCGCGGGCAACACCAGTGCCCTCACTTTCCAGACCAGCGCGGGTACGGCGTACCTGGTGCTCGTGCACGGGTATGGCCAGGATGCCGGCGGCTTCACGCTCACGCTCACCTGCGCGCCAGCCTGCACCGCTGTCGGCAACGACGACTGCGCCTCAGCCACGCTGCTCGCCTTGCAGCCCGTAGGCGGCTGCGAGAGCAGCATGGGCTCCACGGCCTGCGCCTTTGCCCCGGCCACGCCCAACCCGCCTTGCGACCCCTACGCCAATATCGTGGATGCCTGGTACGCGTTCAACACCGGATGGGGAACCGACCTCTCGCTGATCCTCGCAGCGGAGTCGGCCGAGCGGATCCATGCTGCGCTCTATACGGCCTGCGATGCGCCTGCTTATGTGGAGTGCTGGATGGATGTGACGGCACCGATTCCGCTAGCAGAACTGGAACCCAACACGGACATGCTGGTGCGTGTATGGAACAGCGGCGGGTCCGAGGCAGGGTCCTTCTCCATCTGCGTTGAGGGGACCTTCAGCGTGGCCATGGAAGAATTGCCGGCCGGGACGGCCGTCCGGGTATGGCCCGTCCCCAGCGCGGGTGAATTGTGCATTCACACCCGGTCCCCACAACGGCGCATCGCGCTCATCGACCTGCAGGGCCGCACCGTGCTGGTTGCTCACCCGCAAGACCTGCTGCCCGCTCGCGTGGACATCTCCGGACTGGCTCCGGGCACCTACCTGGTGCACGGGGAAGACGGCTTCCTCGGGCGGTGCGTGAAGGAGTAG